The DNA region atctttcttttttgtataCGTATGTCGTCACGTTAAAGATACAAAGTTACTGGAAcattgatgatgatgatggagAATATCTAGGGAATCCTATATTTAAGTAACGTTTTTGTATCACATTTGTAATTTAGTCGTTAACTAAATATCAAGAGTAATCCAAATTTTAACAAACTAGTTAAAATCAAATGTAAATTCCATAccgattttatttaattgagAATGATTTCAAGAATATACTGTATTGTAGTCGTGGTACATAAATACGTGAAACATAAAGGAACCTCAAAATCAGTAAACTCAATATCATCTTGAATCGAGTAATGGCACAATTGGACAGTCTAAAATCTTTCAATATTGGTCAATGGCAATATTATCTGCATACCTAACATGGAATATAGATGTTCTTTTTTAAGCCTGTAATTAAAAACGTTGTAATAAAATCATACTTTTACGTTACATAATTCCGGTAAACAATGTGTGTATCAACATCAACTGTTTGTACATCTGGCaaaaaagttaattaaatGCAGACTTGGAGAATCGAAGAGAGGTGTTGGTATTCTCAAATCTATAAGAACGAGCACAAAACCCGTATTTCATGATGCCTGTAATATCGTACATGGTCGTAAGAATTTTTCCAGGCTGCGTAGGGAAAGAGACCAATTAAATTcggatttaaattttcttcgaaaatGTGCCGTTTGAGTATAGGGCAaacgttatacatatttatcgaataaataaaataataattacaattttcctaTAACGAAATTCTAACATGTTCACCAGTAAAAAgagttttgaagaaattctgtGGTCGATCTGTATAGCGAGGAAGCACTCTGACGTAGACCAGTAAAGAGCGACACGACGCCGTCCTTTTCTTCCTCCCGTTCATCCTCTTCTGGCAAATATTCAGGCAGTTCTTCAGAATCTCCAGCCTCTGTATTTACCTGtcaaattaacaattcatCAAGTGGTAACAAGCACTCGCGCCACTTATTTCGTAATCGATACTAACTCCCAAAACCAGGAGTGGTAAAGCAACTGAACTGGCAGTGTGGCTTCTAAACTTAAACGTTCAAAAGCGAAGTGACTATGAGATTGATACTTGCAGTTAGAATATCCTTATTTCTGGAGCTATACAAACGTTCGATTTAAATGGCAAAGAACAAGGTCTGGAAGAATTCCATGGTTCAATTGAAGATATCTGGGGCTCACACCTTATTCGTTACCCTAACTCCAGGTACATGTTTGCACAATTCAATGAATGTACAACATACAAAGAAGACACAAAAGTATGTCATCAACAGCATCATAAAAGGGATGCATAGCTTAATATTCAACATCCAAGGTGAGTACACTGCCATTTTTTCAGTGTTCATTTCAAGTAGTGATATTCTCGATCATCCACAGAGTTGATAAGATCTGACTGAAAAACTTACCAACTTAACTAAAAATTCCTGATTGTATTTATTCCTCGTGACTAGCCTAGCCTCCATATTCTCAGTgttgttttgaataatttcagcAATTTGTCGAGCTGTAAGGCTACTCAGAGTTCGCATAGTAACTCGCTGATGTTCGACGTCAACAACGAGCGATATCAGACCGTCAATTCGTATCAAAGTAGCTTCTAATTCAGCTCGAGTTTCCTAATAAGAAACAAATGTTGTCTCTGTTAGATCTGAAGGTAgcatatttattcaaatagaaACCCCAACCAAGATCAAGTTTTAAGACGTCTTCTAAACTATGTACCGGGAGCAGTCCGTGTACGTGGAGAACGATGACATGAGTTTGAAGTTTCTTAGGCTCAATGATTCTCCTGCATCGACTGTGCAGGTTGTAGATAGGTGGTTTTAGTCGTTCAACATCGTCCTTGATGCACCGAGCCTGTTTAGCGAGCTTCGGATCGTTCTCAGCGTGTTTGTTAATAACAGAGTCGAGTGCCTCTCTGACACCAAAAGTGGAGGTTATGTGGCTGtagttttcaacgtttttaacGAATATCTCAAGGGTGTCAAGTGCGAGTTTGACAACCTCCGTATCGGGCATTTCGAGGACATAAGCTAGGTAGGAGAGGACGGTTTTATCCTgtgtgaagagaaaaaaaaaatagaaaaagattaGATGATCAGCATATCGGAATGAGACAGGCGTTGAATAGTCGAAACATAGTGAAAATGATGTAATCTCACTTTCAGCATAGTGTCGTGattggaaaaattctcggccaattttttatacgtctCGATAGTTTCCCTTAATTGATCTTTGTCCACCAAATCATCCATCTTCGATTGTCGCCCCAGCTGCTGCACCAAATATTGACATTTACAACTGCTTACGAACTTGCAGTCACTCCGCTGCAAGCTGCGGCAGGCAGCTCGACTCACAATCAGCGCGGCCCAACCACGGCGCAACGCTCTTGCTCACAACACACCAAATTCCAAAACCACGGACTGAGAATGGATCGGTGGCACACAATTCGCAGGTGGGAGATACGTCATCACGGTCGACCACGACCACGGCCAACTCACCCGCAATTCAGGCGTccgaaacaaaacaaaagacTAAACCATTACCCAAAAACCACTACTGATCTATACATAATTCGAATTCGAATCTcaaaacaaaagcaaaacaCGAAACAATTACCCAAGAATCACCACCGTCACTACTTTCTactgtttcaaattatttcagtgGCTTGAATTCCAAAACAAAAGACAAAACCGTTACCCATAAACCACCACTATCTGTATCCATTTAAATTCGAATTTATTGAGATCACAGCTGGAATCATGATGAAAGGCTGGAATAGTTATAAAgcaacaattattattcagcCGTCAATAGAAGCTGTAACCTCGATCGGGGGCTTATTGGGCCCATTCTCCATATTCTCGTAAATGTTCTACATCCAACCCCCGCGAGGGGTTCTCGCCTTCAACACACTGACGTCCTGTATTGACACACGGATCGACTACCTCGAACTTGTTTACGAGAACAAAGTTGACAGTTTTGATGGCAATATAGAATATCTATTCGAGGGTTCAAAATATGACAGAACTGGCCACTTCACTTTGAGGTTAACCGAATTTACTACTGTTTTTTGCTTatcgaataataattcaagCTCTTTAAATGGATTGTTATATGTCAAGCATCACGTTATCGTCATGTTGCAGACTACTGTGCTCCACGTCCAACGACTTGTGGGCGTATTGGGTGACAAGGGAAACTACTTTGCTCGAATACAGGCTGACCCATGTCTCCCAGAGACAAATACACCGCATGTTtaaaaatatccaaaactcTGTAGAGTCGACAATGGAGTACGACCCACTTCACGCAGCGCTGCACAAAATTAGCACATTCTTTTTGCAAagagatatattttttcatataattgcCAAAAGTCATTCCATTTACTGCGAAGACTACAGCGTAAAACGTATGTCGAATAATCTCTCTCTActgtatgaaaattaaaagaagaCACAAATCAAATATTTGCTACTTGATTTTCAGTTAAATTTCAGATAGTACCAGATTTGATAAAGAAAAGGCTTGTCGATCTTCAAGAGGGCGTtgcaataatattttgttcaaGATGGAAAGAGCTCATCAAATCTTTATTCAAGTCTCTCCTATCGAGAGATAAAGTTAATCTGGAGAAAGGATGCCTGACAAACATGATAAAGTCGGATCCTCGTTTGAACTTTATCCACCAAAGAATAGAGCTGCGATTGATGAAAGGGGGGCAGATCGGAAAAAGTAGAATAACCGTCAATAATATAGATTCGGAAGTTTATGATTTTCCGCTGTGTATGAGCCATTTACACTTCACACTACGACGGCTTCACAGACTCAGTCACAATGCTCGTTTCTACTATAGCCTCTTTTTGAAAGACAGTGGTATGACTGTCGACGAATCTCTAGTATTCTGGAGACTTGAATACTCGCAGCCTCACACATGTACTTGCTCATGTTCTCACAACTGGAAATCTGATACTCGTAGATTCACTTATAGTATCAGGCATTTGTATGGGCTCGAAGGTTCTCG from Diprion similis isolate iyDipSimi1 chromosome 3, iyDipSimi1.1, whole genome shotgun sequence includes:
- the LOC124404900 gene encoding uncharacterized protein LOC124404900, coding for MDDLVDKDQLRETIETYKKLAENFSNHDTMLKDKTVLSYLAYVLEMPDTEVVKLALDTLEIFVKNVENYSHITSTFGVREALDSVINKHAENDPKLAKQARCIKDDVERLKPPIYNLHSRCRRIIEPKKLQTHVIVLHVHGLLPETRAELEATLIRIDGLISLVVDVEHQRVTMRTLSSLTARQIAEIIQNNTENMEARLVTRNKYNQEFLVKLVNTEAGDSEELPEYLPEEDEREEEKDGVVSLFTGLRQSASSLYRSTTEFLQNSFYW
- the LOC124404899 gene encoding DNA primase large subunit-like, encoding MFYIQPPRGVLAFNTLTSCIDTRIDYLELVYENKVDSFDGNIEYLFEGSKYDRTGHFTLRLLCSTSNDLWAYWVTRETTLLEYRLTHVSQRQIHRMFKNIQNSVESTMEYDPLHAALHKISTFFLQRDIFFHIIAKSHSIYCEDYSVKLKFQIVPDLIKKRLVDLQEGVAIIFCSRWKELIKSLFKSLLSRDKVNLEKGCLTNMIKSDPRLNFIHQRIELRLMKGGQIGKSRITVNNIDSEVYDFPLCMSHLHFTLRRLHRLSHNARFYYSLFLKDSGMTVDESLVFWRLEYSQPHTCTCSCSHNWKSDTRRFTYSIRHLYGLEGSRKNYNTPNCSVICNNTSGPRYEGGCPFKSFDRDKLKELLKRVMKQSNTDSYLDTFSKQKPEVACASFLKLQRMKNIDNTFINSPVQYYQLMKEYD